In the Flavobacterium sp. 90 genome, GCTTTTGACTTGATGACTTTTGACTTTCGACTTATTTATCCTTATTTTTGTGCAAAATTACAATCAAAACTCTTCATAAACAAACATTATGACATTAGAAACAAAAAAAAGTGTTTTTGTTGAATTAGGGAATTTCTTAAAACAATTCTCAGAAAAGGAAACAATTAAAAAATCGGATGTTTTACACAACGATTTATTTTTTGATGATTTCGAAAAGCTGATACATTTATCGCAATCTCATAATGGCTGGTATACACCTGAACAAGTGTATTTTGCAATAAAATCATGGGCAGACGCTTTAACGGAAGAAAACATTGACAAATGGCTTTCTAAATATACCTCTGAATTTTCTCAGGAAGACAAAAAAGAAAAAACTGTTGCTTTAATATTGGCAGGAAATATTCCGCTAGTAGGAT is a window encoding:
- a CDS encoding acyl-CoA reductase, translating into MTLETKKSVFVELGNFLKQFSEKETIKKSDVLHNDLFFDDFEKLIHLSQSHNGWYTPEQVYFAIKSWADALTEENIDKWLSKYTSEFSQEDKKEKTVALILAGNIPLVGFHDFLSVLITGNKALIKTSSNDQHLLPFLAKYLIAVDENFKDKITFVEGKLENFDTVIATGSNNTARYFEYYFKDKPSIIRKNRNSAAVLNGKETKEDLENLGEDIFRY